In a genomic window of Akkermansiaceae bacterium:
- a CDS encoding CbbQ/NirQ/NorQ/GpvN family protein, with the protein MTPTLIQNAPAMATDLPFYLPAGREVELGEKAHRSQLPLMLKGPTGCGKTRFVEHMAARLGRELVTVSCNEDTSATDLLGRHLLVGGDTVWNDGPVTRAVRSGALLYLDEIAEARADAVVVIHSLTDHRREIFLDRTGERLRAAGDFMLVVSYNPGYQRSLRELKPSTRQRFAALNFGYPTEADEITIVATESGGDEATAKKIVRIGRKIRQLTELSLMESVSTRLLIAAGKLITAGIPPRLACTTAIAEPLSDDEEAVAAMRQVIEISI; encoded by the coding sequence ATGACACCGACCCTGATTCAGAACGCGCCTGCGATGGCAACGGATCTGCCGTTTTACCTGCCCGCCGGGCGCGAGGTGGAGCTGGGCGAAAAAGCCCACCGCTCGCAGCTCCCGCTTATGCTCAAGGGACCGACCGGCTGCGGCAAAACCCGTTTCGTCGAGCACATGGCCGCGCGCCTCGGCCGCGAGCTGGTCACCGTGTCCTGCAACGAGGACACCTCCGCCACCGACCTGCTCGGCCGCCACCTGCTGGTCGGCGGCGACACCGTCTGGAACGACGGTCCGGTGACCCGCGCGGTGCGCTCCGGCGCCCTGCTCTACCTCGATGAGATCGCCGAGGCCCGCGCCGACGCCGTCGTCGTCATCCACTCGCTCACCGACCACCGCCGCGAGATCTTCCTTGATCGCACCGGCGAGCGCCTGCGGGCGGCCGGCGACTTCATGCTCGTGGTCAGCTACAACCCCGGCTACCAGCGCAGCCTGCGCGAGCTCAAGCCCTCGACCCGCCAGCGTTTTGCCGCCCTGAATTTCGGATACCCGACCGAAGCCGACGAAATCACCATCGTGGCCACGGAGTCCGGTGGCGATGAGGCGACCGCCAAGAAAATCGTCCGCATCGGCCGCAAAATCCGCCAGCTCACCGAGCTGTCGTTGATGGAGTCGGTCTCGACCCGCCTGCTGATCGCCGCCGGCAAGCTCATCACCGCCGGCATCCCGCCGCGGCTCGCCTGCACCACCGCCATCGCCGAACCCCTCAGCGATGACGAGGAAGCCGTCGCCGCGATGCGCCAGGTCATTGAAATTAGCATTTAA
- a CDS encoding cbb3-type cytochrome c oxidase subunit I, with amino-acid sequence MKFKTQKIAYWFFAPALLLLVLQIVYGFIMGFAHMGYDVLHDIIPFNTARAVHTNLLIVWLLLGFMGSAYFIIPEEADRELAWPKLAYAQLISFLLVGVTAVICYHLNIWEGRKFLEIPRPLDYLVVANVLLFLANIGWTVWNGKRFTTTAIVLYMGLLAAGLLYLPGMITFDNQTLDSFYRWWVVHLWVEGVWELIMGGILCFLLIKLTGVDREIVEKWLYIIVGLTFISGILGTGHHYYYIGVPRYWLIVGGIFSALEPLAFLGMAIYAIYMAKKGGRKHPNKTALTWTLGCAVMSFVGAGFLGFAHTLPQVNLWTHGTLVTAMHGHLAFWGAYAMIVFAMIAYAMPLLTGRRLWDTAASNFGFWISNIGMVSMTGAFAVAGVSQVVLERRTGVDFLEVQKEVEPHFLGLVLAAALFTVGILLFVLNFIRYGRPSDEALGNDPAES; translated from the coding sequence ATGAAATTCAAGACACAGAAGATCGCCTACTGGTTCTTCGCGCCCGCGCTGCTGTTGCTGGTGCTCCAGATCGTTTACGGTTTCATCATGGGCTTCGCCCACATGGGCTACGACGTCCTGCACGACATCATCCCCTTCAACACGGCCCGTGCGGTCCACACCAACCTGCTTATCGTATGGTTGCTGCTTGGATTCATGGGTTCGGCCTACTTCATCATCCCCGAGGAGGCCGATCGCGAACTCGCCTGGCCGAAACTCGCCTACGCCCAGCTCATCTCGTTCCTGCTGGTCGGCGTGACGGCGGTGATTTGCTATCATCTCAACATCTGGGAGGGACGCAAGTTCCTCGAAATCCCTCGCCCGCTCGACTATCTGGTCGTCGCCAACGTGCTGCTTTTCCTGGCCAACATCGGCTGGACGGTGTGGAACGGCAAACGTTTCACCACCACCGCCATCGTCCTCTACATGGGCCTGCTGGCCGCGGGATTGCTCTATCTGCCGGGCATGATCACCTTCGACAACCAGACGCTCGATTCGTTCTACCGCTGGTGGGTCGTCCACCTCTGGGTCGAGGGCGTGTGGGAACTGATCATGGGCGGCATCCTCTGTTTCCTGCTCATCAAGCTCACCGGCGTGGACCGCGAAATCGTCGAAAAGTGGCTCTACATCATCGTCGGCCTGACATTCATCTCCGGCATCCTCGGTACCGGCCACCACTATTACTACATCGGCGTGCCGCGCTACTGGCTGATCGTCGGCGGCATCTTCTCCGCCCTCGAGCCGCTGGCCTTCCTCGGCATGGCGATCTACGCGATCTACATGGCGAAAAAGGGCGGTCGCAAGCACCCGAACAAGACCGCCCTGACCTGGACACTGGGTTGCGCGGTCATGTCCTTCGTCGGCGCCGGCTTCCTCGGCTTCGCCCACACCCTGCCGCAGGTGAACCTGTGGACCCACGGCACCCTGGTCACCGCCATGCACGGCCACCTGGCCTTCTGGGGTGCCTATGCGATGATTGTCTTCGCGATGATCGCCTACGCGATGCCGCTGTTGACCGGCCGCAGGTTGTGGGACACCGCCGCCTCGAATTTCGGATTCTGGATCTCGAACATCGGCATGGTTTCCATGACCGGAGCCTTCGCAGTGGCCGGAGTGAGCCAGGTGGTGCTCGAAAGGCGCACCGGAGTGGATTTCCTGGAGGTGCAGAAGGAAGTCGAACCGCACTTCCTCGGCCTGGTGCTGGCCGCCGCCCTGTTCACCGTCGGCATCCTGCTCTTTGTTCTGAACTTCATCCGCTATGGGCGCCCGTCCGACGAGGCGCTCGGCAACGACCCCGCCGAGTCATGA
- a CDS encoding cytochrome c: MLSKSQARAFFLGGTGVFTAAFLALTYDSHRQVPKQTNEDKLTPEVIAGKVIWEDNNCMGCHTLFGEGAYYAPELTKVVERRGKGFIRSFLKDPQAMFPGERKMTNYNFTDEEIENVIAFLEWCGEVDLNGFPAKPPLGRVATQPVVTSTVPQPELFTTKTCIGCHSVSGTGGNIGPALDTVGARLTRDEIRAQIENPRPVEPGKMIMPKLPITPEELDILADYLEQLGKTK; encoded by the coding sequence ATGTTATCCAAATCACAAGCGCGCGCCTTCTTTCTGGGAGGCACTGGCGTCTTTACCGCCGCCTTCCTCGCCCTCACCTATGACTCCCACAGGCAGGTGCCCAAACAGACCAACGAAGACAAGCTCACACCCGAGGTCATCGCCGGTAAGGTCATCTGGGAGGACAACAACTGCATGGGCTGCCACACCCTCTTCGGCGAAGGCGCCTACTACGCACCGGAACTCACCAAGGTGGTCGAGCGCCGCGGCAAAGGTTTTATCAGATCCTTCCTGAAAGACCCCCAGGCCATGTTCCCGGGTGAGCGGAAAATGACGAATTACAACTTCACCGATGAAGAAATCGAAAACGTCATCGCATTTCTCGAATGGTGTGGCGAGGTGGATCTCAATGGCTTTCCCGCCAAACCACCGCTTGGCCGCGTCGCCACGCAACCCGTGGTCACCAGCACAGTCCCCCAGCCTGAGCTGTTCACCACCAAGACCTGCATCGGATGCCACAGCGTCAGCGGCACAGGTGGAAACATCGGTCCCGCTCTCGATACCGTCGGCGCAAGGCTCACCCGTGATGAAATCAGGGCGCAGATAGAAAACCCACGCCCCGTCGAACCCGGCAAAATGATCATGCCCAAACTACCGATCACTCCTGAGGAGCTCGACATCCTGGCCGACTACCTCGAACAACTCGGAAAAACCAAGTAA
- a CDS encoding SCO family protein, with product MKFTVSLMTGCLLTLVFSSCDSKQQASNTAEATTAEEEANVGFPVIAEGEKKSCCSEHPTPEAVEASADSIYQIDSDWKDQGGHDRKLKSLGGRVQVLTMGYSTCKFACPRLLADMRLIEAGLPKDVAAKTGFTFVSIDPETDTPARLAEYQEENNIDPTRWTLLTGETSSVQELAVVLGIQYRKIDARDFAHSNLITVLNAKGEIIHRQEGLAADPAATIKAIIEATQ from the coding sequence ATGAAATTCACAGTGTCTCTCATGACAGGATGTCTTCTAACATTGGTGTTTTCATCCTGTGATTCCAAACAGCAAGCATCTAACACCGCCGAAGCCACCACCGCTGAGGAGGAGGCGAACGTCGGCTTCCCGGTGATTGCCGAAGGTGAGAAAAAATCCTGCTGCTCCGAACACCCCACGCCTGAAGCGGTGGAGGCTAGCGCCGATTCCATCTATCAGATTGACAGTGATTGGAAGGACCAGGGCGGCCACGACCGCAAACTCAAGTCACTCGGTGGCCGCGTCCAGGTTCTCACCATGGGATACTCCACCTGCAAGTTCGCCTGTCCCCGTTTGCTTGCGGACATGCGCCTGATCGAAGCAGGGCTGCCCAAGGACGTCGCCGCCAAGACGGGTTTCACCTTTGTTTCCATCGACCCCGAAACCGATACCCCGGCCCGGCTCGCCGAGTACCAGGAGGAAAATAACATCGACCCCACCCGCTGGACCCTGCTGACCGGGGAAACCTCGTCCGTGCAGGAGCTTGCCGTCGTTCTCGGCATACAATACCGCAAGATTGACGCCAGGGACTTCGCCCACTCCAACCTGATCACCGTTCTCAACGCCAAAGGCGAAATCATCCACCGTCAGGAAGGCCTCGCGGCCGACCCTGCCGCCACCATCAAAGCCATCATAGAAGCTACCCAATAA
- a CDS encoding formylglycine-generating enzyme family protein produces the protein MANIPAGSYVPLYTTDKTPRKVAAFRLDKTSVTKGQFLAFVKKHPRWQRSKVSRLFADKSYLKDWKSDTDPGNGLDAPVTHVSWFAARAYAQSLGKRLPTVDEWEYVARADSTKADATSDDAYTQVILKWYSERPSTAMASPESFPPNIYGVRALHGLIWEWNEDFNNAMVTGESRGDSGIERNLFCAGGALTSTDVNNYAAFMRYAFRSSLKGNYTTANLGFRCAADLVSDDTPAK, from the coding sequence ATGGCGAATATCCCCGCAGGCTCCTATGTCCCGCTTTATACCACGGACAAAACACCACGCAAGGTCGCGGCATTCCGGCTCGATAAAACCTCCGTCACCAAGGGTCAGTTTCTTGCATTTGTCAAAAAACACCCGCGCTGGCAACGGTCGAAGGTCAGCCGCCTCTTCGCCGACAAATCGTATTTAAAAGATTGGAAATCTGACACCGATCCCGGAAACGGCCTCGATGCCCCGGTCACCCATGTTTCCTGGTTCGCCGCCCGCGCTTATGCACAGTCGCTCGGGAAGCGTCTGCCAACCGTTGATGAGTGGGAATACGTCGCCCGGGCGGACAGCACCAAGGCCGACGCCACCTCCGACGACGCCTACACCCAGGTGATCCTGAAGTGGTACTCTGAGCGACCCTCCACAGCCATGGCGTCACCGGAATCCTTTCCCCCGAACATCTACGGTGTCCGCGCACTCCACGGTCTCATCTGGGAATGGAACGAGGATTTTAATAACGCCATGGTCACCGGTGAATCGCGCGGTGATTCCGGCATCGAACGCAATCTCTTCTGCGCTGGTGGTGCGCTGACATCGACGGATGTCAACAATTACGCCGCCTTCATGCGCTACGCATTCCGCTCATCGCTCAAAGGTAACTACACCACGGCCAACCTCGGTTTCCGCTGTGCGGCTGACCTCGTATCCGACGATACGCCCGCCAAGTAA
- the nirK gene encoding nitrite reductase, copper-containing: MAAVLPTACEKTEAEPSTGSNSSGQDKAKTVVTEELKGEEVAVLTDAPNVPPPITRKHRTKVIVNLEVTEVVKKMADGVDYTFWTFGGSVPGKFMRVREGDFVEFHLANHPTSKMPHNIDLHAVTGPGGGAAASFTAPGHESVFSFTALNPGLFVYHCATAPVGMHIANGMYGLILVEPKEGLPKVDKEYYVMQGDFYTKGKYGQAGLQPFSMEKAIREDADYVVFNGSVGALTGDNALQADVGDTVRLFVGNGGPNLVSSFHVIGEIFDKVYTEGGFGQPNLNVQTTLVPAGGSTMVEFTLDTEGTFILVDHSIFRAFNKGAIGMLKAGGGDKGTNTAVYSGKTDDRVYQPEGGAIQSMPNNGKAQAPAKNKEERIARGKDTYTQICMACHQANGAGIPAAFPPLAQSDYLNADKSRAISTVVNGLAGEVVVNGNKFNSVMPKLDLNDETVANVLTYVYSQWGNKGYEVTPEEVKAIRAKGGTAPDGGH, from the coding sequence ATGGCCGCCGTGCTTCCCACCGCCTGTGAAAAGACCGAAGCAGAGCCTTCCACTGGCAGTAATTCCAGCGGCCAGGACAAAGCCAAGACCGTTGTCACAGAAGAACTCAAGGGCGAAGAGGTCGCCGTCCTCACGGATGCGCCCAACGTGCCGCCGCCGATCACACGCAAGCACCGCACCAAGGTCATTGTGAACCTGGAGGTCACCGAAGTGGTCAAGAAGATGGCTGATGGTGTCGACTACACGTTCTGGACGTTCGGCGGTAGCGTACCTGGGAAATTCATGCGTGTGCGTGAAGGGGACTTCGTCGAGTTCCACCTCGCCAACCACCCCACCAGCAAGATGCCACATAACATCGACCTGCACGCCGTCACCGGTCCGGGTGGTGGAGCGGCCGCATCCTTTACCGCGCCAGGACACGAATCCGTGTTCTCATTTACCGCACTCAACCCCGGCCTGTTTGTTTACCACTGCGCCACGGCTCCCGTGGGGATGCATATCGCCAACGGTATGTATGGCCTGATCCTGGTCGAGCCCAAGGAAGGTTTGCCGAAGGTCGACAAGGAATACTACGTCATGCAGGGTGATTTCTACACCAAGGGCAAGTATGGCCAGGCCGGTCTCCAGCCGTTCAGCATGGAAAAAGCCATCCGCGAGGACGCCGACTACGTGGTGTTCAACGGTTCTGTCGGCGCACTGACCGGCGACAATGCACTGCAGGCGGATGTGGGTGATACCGTCCGTCTCTTTGTAGGTAACGGCGGCCCGAACCTTGTTTCCTCCTTCCACGTGATTGGTGAGATTTTCGACAAGGTCTACACGGAGGGCGGGTTCGGTCAGCCCAATCTCAACGTGCAAACCACCCTTGTTCCCGCAGGTGGCAGCACCATGGTCGAGTTTACCCTCGATACCGAGGGCACATTCATCCTCGTGGATCACTCCATCTTCCGCGCCTTCAACAAAGGTGCCATCGGCATGCTCAAGGCTGGCGGTGGTGACAAAGGCACCAACACGGCGGTCTATTCAGGAAAAACCGACGACCGCGTTTACCAGCCCGAGGGTGGAGCCATCCAATCGATGCCTAACAACGGCAAAGCCCAGGCTCCCGCCAAAAACAAGGAAGAGCGTATCGCACGCGGAAAAGACACCTACACCCAGATCTGCATGGCATGCCACCAGGCCAACGGTGCCGGTATCCCCGCTGCCTTCCCGCCACTTGCCCAATCCGACTACCTCAACGCGGACAAGTCCCGTGCGATCAGCACCGTGGTCAATGGCCTCGCCGGCGAAGTCGTGGTCAACGGCAACAAGTTCAACAGCGTCATGCCCAAGCTCGATCTCAACGATGAGACTGTCGCAAACGTCCTGACCTACGTCTACAGCCAATGGGGTAATAAGGGTTACGAGGTTACTCCTGAAGAGGTCAAAGCCATTCGTGCCAAAGGGGGCACAGCTCCTGACGGTGGGCACTAA
- a CDS encoding alginate export family protein: MKPHSKTANIALSAFALMSASSFTAMAGPEVEVPAPAAEKGGSILDSIHLFGTARLRFEYADMDNLDEAYVGSLRARYGIKTDAIAGFKFLAEGENTVILTNGGKYTPFPGFINNGRSVIADPDNFELNRLQLSYNIEAIDTNITVGRQYITFGDQRFIGAIGWRQNDQTFDAVVLENKSIENLTFTYAYVDQVNRIFGDQTPAQGLDFWDGESHLIHTEYTGIEDHTLRAFAYLLKFDNSAPNSTDTYGVELEGKNGSINYLFTVAMQTDADNNTLDYQEYYFRGKVGQNHDCCNYGVGFEVMTSDGKGGQFLFPVGTNHAFNGFADAYLGTNPRGLGLVDLYGWIGTKALGMSHTLSVHNYSEESGGVDLGWEVDYVAAKPIGENAKFILKAAHLMGDGPQIDITRASAEINYDF; encoded by the coding sequence ATGAAACCACACAGCAAAACAGCCAACATCGCACTGTCGGCGTTCGCCCTGATGTCAGCCTCCAGCTTCACCGCCATGGCGGGTCCGGAAGTAGAGGTCCCAGCACCCGCAGCTGAAAAGGGGGGCTCCATCCTCGATAGCATCCACCTGTTCGGCACAGCACGGCTGCGCTTTGAATACGCGGATATGGACAATCTCGACGAAGCCTATGTCGGCTCGTTACGAGCCCGTTACGGTATTAAGACCGATGCCATAGCCGGCTTCAAATTCCTCGCCGAGGGTGAGAACACGGTGATCCTGACCAACGGTGGCAAATACACGCCGTTCCCCGGATTCATCAACAACGGGCGCTCGGTCATCGCCGATCCGGACAACTTCGAGCTCAACCGTTTGCAGCTGTCCTATAACATCGAGGCCATCGATACCAATATCACGGTCGGTCGTCAGTACATTACCTTCGGCGACCAGCGTTTCATCGGCGCCATCGGATGGCGCCAGAACGACCAGACGTTTGACGCGGTCGTGTTGGAAAACAAGTCCATCGAAAACCTCACCTTCACCTACGCTTATGTGGATCAGGTCAACCGCATCTTCGGCGACCAGACACCGGCGCAGGGACTTGACTTCTGGGATGGTGAAAGCCACCTCATCCACACAGAATACACGGGCATTGAAGACCACACTCTCCGCGCCTTTGCATATTTACTCAAGTTCGACAACTCCGCCCCTAACTCAACGGATACCTACGGCGTCGAGCTAGAGGGTAAAAACGGCAGCATCAATTACCTCTTTACCGTCGCGATGCAAACGGATGCGGATAACAACACGCTGGATTACCAGGAATACTACTTCCGGGGAAAAGTCGGCCAGAACCATGATTGCTGTAACTACGGTGTGGGCTTCGAGGTGATGACCAGTGACGGAAAAGGTGGCCAGTTCCTCTTCCCCGTCGGGACCAACCACGCCTTCAACGGCTTTGCGGATGCCTACCTTGGTACCAACCCACGCGGCCTTGGCCTCGTCGACCTCTACGGGTGGATCGGAACCAAGGCACTGGGCATGAGCCACACCCTTTCCGTGCACAACTACAGCGAGGAATCCGGCGGAGTGGACCTTGGCTGGGAAGTTGACTACGTGGCCGCCAAGCCAATTGGCGAAAACGCTAAATTCATTTTAAAGGCAGCCCACCTGATGGGGGATGGCCCGCAGATCGACATCACCCGCGCTTCCGCCGAGATCAACTACGATTTCTAG
- a CDS encoding Rrf2 family transcriptional regulator gives MQIGKTAQNAVAAVSYLAECYRDELGPMSSQAVAEARGLSKPLAAKILTTLSQAGIIKGSTGPGGGYELAMEPSDIRLLDVVRHFELQNKAVMCPFGEGWCGNYDPCPLHDNIVKLGEEMEQFLVKNNFGGFAKPGCSSKRPDGA, from the coding sequence GTGCAAATAGGAAAAACAGCACAAAACGCAGTCGCTGCCGTTAGTTATTTAGCGGAATGTTACCGCGATGAGCTTGGGCCCATGAGTTCCCAAGCCGTGGCTGAAGCCAGGGGCTTGTCGAAACCCCTCGCTGCAAAAATCCTGACAACCCTCTCACAGGCAGGCATCATCAAAGGCTCCACGGGTCCCGGCGGTGGCTATGAGCTTGCCATGGAGCCATCCGACATCCGCCTGCTTGATGTGGTAAGACACTTCGAACTACAGAACAAAGCCGTGATGTGCCCGTTTGGTGAGGGCTGGTGTGGTAACTACGATCCTTGCCCGCTACACGACAATATCGTGAAGCTTGGCGAGGAGATGGAACAGTTTCTTGTGAAGAATAATTTCGGCGGCTTTGCCAAGCCAGGTTGCTCATCGAAGCGGCCTGACGGTGCTTGA
- the mscL gene encoding large-conductance mechanosensitive channel protein MscL, which yields MLKEFKEFAFKGNLVDMAVGFILGGAFATVVKSLVSNVIMPPLGLLLAGVDFTKLKWTLKAAEGDNKAVEIAYGQFLTDAISFCLLAFVVFLVVKKFIAAFEKKEAETPAAPPKQEVLLEEIRDALKK from the coding sequence ATGCTAAAAGAATTCAAAGAATTTGCCTTCAAAGGTAATCTTGTTGATATGGCCGTAGGATTCATCCTCGGCGGAGCCTTTGCCACCGTTGTCAAATCCCTGGTGAGCAATGTCATTATGCCTCCACTTGGACTGCTGCTGGCAGGTGTCGATTTCACCAAGCTGAAGTGGACACTGAAAGCTGCCGAGGGCGACAACAAAGCCGTCGAGATTGCCTACGGTCAATTTCTCACCGATGCCATCTCGTTCTGTCTGCTTGCCTTTGTCGTCTTCCTTGTGGTGAAGAAATTTATCGCGGCCTTTGAGAAAAAGGAGGCGGAAACACCGGCAGCACCACCGAAGCAGGAAGTCCTGCTCGAGGAGATTCGCGACGCTTTGAAAAAGTAA
- a CDS encoding NRDE family protein: protein MCTMTWWRDENGYEVFFNRDELKTRCRALPPALRVADNGTRFLAPADPDAGGTWMLVNESGLTVCLLNRWHETAARNTTKRSRGRLVLDFAGARHAVEVIKKLRNTDCASYKAFTLVAIDRHDLLVEAWDGKTMSSEIPQAPLTSSSYRYQEVRQSRCERYRELEIIHPDTLRDYQSGKDPPTAYTVRMNRPDAQTWSRSHVVVGPSQATWRYLEEMPDLAGDSIEHHSKLDIRR, encoded by the coding sequence ATGTGTACGATGACATGGTGGCGTGATGAAAATGGCTACGAGGTCTTTTTTAATCGAGATGAACTCAAAACCCGGTGCCGGGCACTACCGCCGGCGTTGAGGGTGGCGGATAACGGCACCCGCTTCCTGGCTCCCGCCGACCCCGATGCCGGTGGCACGTGGATGCTGGTCAATGAATCGGGTCTGACCGTCTGCCTGCTGAACCGATGGCACGAGACGGCTGCAAGGAACACAACCAAACGCAGCCGCGGCCGGCTTGTGTTGGATTTTGCCGGTGCGCGTCACGCGGTGGAGGTTATTAAAAAACTTCGCAACACGGATTGTGCCTCCTACAAAGCGTTTACCCTGGTGGCCATCGACCGGCATGACTTGTTGGTCGAGGCATGGGACGGCAAGACGATGTCTTCCGAAATCCCACAGGCACCCCTGACGTCGTCATCCTACCGCTATCAGGAGGTCAGACAGTCGCGGTGCGAGCGCTACAGGGAGCTGGAAATCATCCACCCCGACACCTTGCGTGATTACCAGTCGGGTAAGGACCCACCAACGGCGTATACGGTGCGCATGAACCGCCCGGATGCCCAGACGTGGAGCCGATCCCACGTCGTCGTTGGGCCGTCACAAGCGACCTGGAGGTATCTGGAGGAAATGCCGGACCTCGCCGGCGACAGCATCGAACATCACTCCAAACTTGATATACGCCGATGA
- a CDS encoding VTT domain-containing protein: protein MMDPGLVADTVSALLDELRLLSDRPWLLALALALATYGSEDLACIAGGLIAASGELSFAAVSAACAVGIWTGDVALYCLGMLFTKGALQWKWLTKKMRPDRIQRGARFFDKYGARWIFVSRFIPGSRVVSYLAAGATGWSLKKFCLVLALASMVWTPVLCGIAMLTGKAVIGWLKLYEQSVGWILLAAGLFIWALLKLVLPMFNWRGRRMLYGRWLRLSRWEFWPSSVVYLPVGLYALWLSLKHRSPTLFTVANPAMAHSGFAMDSKGDTLALFKNSPMLPAYTRLPCGQSRMQELTRFMEESSLDWPIVLKPDIGERGQGVAVIKTEEQARNYLANCHEEVIAQEYVGGLEFGVHYVRMPDEMTGRLYSVAGKHPQKLIGDGRKNIEHLVLEDPRAVAMAGYYLRKFADRLDETPAKGEAVILAEIGTHARGAVFTDDRKEITPQLTEAIDRLTRSADGIHCGRYDLRVPSVEDLRAGKNIKILEFNGVTGEPAHIYQPGYPVWRGITDLCRAWRFAYEAGAQNRARGHQPARLAELFTVIREHRGKNWFEVDDL, encoded by the coding sequence ATGATGGACCCGGGTCTGGTTGCCGATACTGTTTCTGCGTTGTTAGATGAGCTGCGCCTGCTGTCCGACCGACCATGGTTGTTAGCCCTGGCCCTGGCCCTGGCGACCTATGGCAGTGAGGATCTGGCGTGTATCGCCGGCGGCCTCATCGCCGCCAGTGGCGAGTTATCGTTTGCAGCCGTCTCGGCGGCCTGTGCCGTGGGGATCTGGACGGGTGACGTGGCGCTCTATTGCCTCGGCATGCTCTTTACCAAGGGTGCTTTGCAATGGAAATGGCTGACAAAAAAAATGCGACCCGACCGCATTCAACGCGGTGCCCGGTTTTTCGACAAGTATGGTGCCCGCTGGATCTTTGTCAGTCGGTTCATCCCCGGCTCCCGCGTGGTTTCCTATCTGGCGGCGGGTGCGACCGGTTGGAGCCTGAAAAAATTCTGCCTGGTGCTGGCACTGGCATCGATGGTTTGGACACCCGTACTCTGCGGTATCGCGATGTTGACGGGAAAAGCAGTCATTGGCTGGCTGAAGCTCTACGAGCAATCCGTCGGCTGGATTCTACTGGCCGCCGGCTTGTTTATCTGGGCACTGCTCAAGCTGGTCCTGCCGATGTTTAACTGGCGGGGAAGAAGGATGCTTTATGGGCGCTGGCTACGCTTGAGCCGATGGGAATTCTGGCCGTCGTCGGTGGTGTATCTGCCTGTGGGGCTTTACGCCCTCTGGCTATCCCTCAAACATCGGAGCCCCACCCTGTTTACCGTTGCAAACCCGGCGATGGCACACAGTGGTTTTGCCATGGACTCGAAGGGCGATACGCTGGCACTTTTTAAAAACAGCCCGATGCTCCCGGCGTATACCCGCCTCCCGTGCGGTCAATCACGCATGCAGGAGCTGACGCGTTTTATGGAGGAATCCAGCCTAGACTGGCCCATCGTGCTCAAACCCGACATCGGTGAACGCGGCCAGGGTGTGGCGGTGATCAAAACCGAGGAACAGGCGCGCAACTACCTGGCGAACTGCCATGAGGAAGTGATTGCCCAGGAGTATGTCGGCGGGCTTGAATTCGGTGTCCACTACGTCCGCATGCCGGATGAGATGACGGGTCGGCTTTACAGCGTGGCTGGCAAACACCCACAAAAACTCATCGGCGACGGGCGCAAAAACATCGAGCATCTCGTCCTCGAAGACCCGCGGGCGGTGGCAATGGCGGGGTATTATCTGAGAAAATTCGCCGACCGCCTCGACGAGACACCTGCCAAGGGTGAAGCCGTCATTCTGGCGGAAATCGGCACCCACGCTCGCGGTGCCGTCTTTACCGACGACCGGAAGGAAATCACGCCGCAACTAACAGAAGCCATCGATCGACTTACCCGTTCGGCTGATGGGATTCACTGTGGTCGCTACGATCTCCGTGTGCCCAGCGTCGAGGATCTCCGCGCCGGAAAAAACATCAAAATCCTCGAGTTCAATGGCGTTACCGGTGAACCGGCCCATATCTATCAGCCGGGTTACCCGGTATGGAGAGGGATCACCGACTTATGCCGGGCGTGGAGGTTCGCCTACGAGGCCGGGGCACAAAACCGTGCCCGGGGCCACCAACCAGCCCGCCTGGCGGAGCTATTCACCGTCATCCGGGAACACCGCGGCAAGAACTGGTTCGAGGTGGATGATCTTTAA